The Linepithema humile isolate Giens D197 chromosome 7, Lhum_UNIL_v1.0, whole genome shotgun sequence genome has a window encoding:
- the LOC137001193 gene encoding uncharacterized protein has product MLGSNAGPNTVSRRRWNVAGAECKPNGMTRNCISPLPGMVNAVMGRLSALAAVGRLSPEAGLVAPREELPAKFGQKIGPSPPGVAAVPEPEQRLASQDFGQAEKKVVSRISGIYNNLFREVITTDHEQFFEYTRMNVQQFNYICDLVRPLLIKRSIRTPLPLKLRMAITLELARGTSIKTSSWSYRIGRSTAHKVFRETCIALWKALQPIYLKPYTRESMMQISEDFLNRWQFPNCVGAIDGKHISIQCPPKTGSLFYSAYKKRFLIILLAACDANYRFTEVDVGDYGEYLCNSY; this is encoded by the exons ATGTTGGGTTCTAACGCGGGGCCTAATACGGTGTCGAGAAGGCGTTGGAACGTAGCGGGCGCGGAATGCAAACCGAACGGCATGACGCGAAATTGCATCAGCCCCCTCCCTGGAATGGTGAACGCGGTGATGGGTCGGCTTTCGGCG CTGGCGGCGGTTGGTCGCCTCTCTCCGGAGGCGGGCTTGGTAGCGCCGCGGGAGGAATTGCCCGCGAAATTCGGTCAGAAAATCGGGCCAAGTCCTCCAGGCGTGGCGGCGGTTCCGGAACCAGAGCAAAGGCTCGCCTCTCAGGATTTCGGGCAGGCCGAGAAGAAGGTGGTCTCCCGAATATCG ggaatttataataacttattTAGAGAAGTAATAACGACAGACCATGAACAATTCTTTGAGTACACACGCATGAATGTACAACAgtttaattacatttgtgATTTAGTAAGaccattattaattaaacgaagCATTAGAACTCCATTGCCCCTAAAGTTACGCATGGCTATTACTCTTGAG CTAGCACGAGGTACTTCAATTAAAACGTCTTCATGGAGCTACAGAATTGGACGTTCCACTGCACACAAAGTGTTTAGAGAAACCTGTATTGCTTTATGGAAAGCACTTCAaccaatatatttaaagcCATACACAAGAGAGAGTATGATGCAGATATCAGAGGATTTCTTAAATCGATGGCAATTTCCCAACTGTGTCGGAGCTATTGACGGGAAACACATATCAATACAGTGTCCCCCAAAAACTGGTTCTCTGTTTTACAGCGCATAcaaaaagagatttttaataattctccTTGCTGCATGTGACGCTAATTATCGTTTCACGGAGGTGGATGTTGGCGATTATGGTGAGTACCTGTGCAATAGTTACTGA